Proteins co-encoded in one Acidimicrobiales bacterium genomic window:
- the rimO gene encoding 30S ribosomal protein S12 methylthiotransferase RimO codes for MTRRYWLETLGCPKNQVDSEKLAGTLVADGYRPADDPAEADLVVVNTCAFVEEARQESVDTILALAGERRPGARLVVTGCLAERYGDELAEALPEVDRVAGFGVPVALGRTRRAGEPAAGETAVPALDLLNLPRPAPAAPWAYVKVAEGCDRACGFCAIPSFRGKQRSRPVDGVLAEVEGLAAAGVREVVLVAQDLAAYGRDQGRGERAIVPLVRRAAAVVPRVRLLYLYPSDLTDGLIDAVCETGVPYFDLSLQHVSAPLLRRMRRWGDGARFLDRIADIRHREPDAAFRSNFIVGYPGETEADHDRLLAFVDEAQLDWCGFFAFSLEEGTYAAGLDGAVPAGLVAERLAELRERQDAITAARRDALVGRRVRVLVDAPGVGRTHREAPEIDGIVAVSTALPVGSFADVTVTAAAGPDLEAA; via the coding sequence GTGACCCGGCGCTACTGGCTCGAGACGCTGGGGTGCCCGAAGAACCAGGTCGACTCCGAGAAGCTGGCCGGCACCCTGGTGGCGGACGGCTACCGCCCGGCGGACGACCCGGCCGAGGCCGACCTCGTCGTGGTCAACACGTGCGCGTTCGTGGAGGAGGCCCGCCAGGAGTCGGTCGACACGATCCTCGCCCTCGCCGGCGAGCGGCGCCCGGGCGCCCGCCTCGTCGTCACCGGCTGCCTGGCCGAGCGCTACGGCGACGAGCTGGCCGAGGCCCTGCCCGAGGTCGACCGGGTCGCCGGCTTCGGCGTGCCCGTCGCCCTGGGCCGCACCCGCCGGGCCGGCGAGCCCGCGGCCGGCGAGACGGCCGTCCCCGCCCTCGACCTGCTCAACCTGCCCCGCCCGGCGCCGGCCGCCCCGTGGGCGTACGTGAAGGTGGCCGAGGGGTGCGACCGGGCCTGCGGGTTCTGCGCCATCCCGTCGTTCCGGGGCAAGCAGCGGTCCCGTCCGGTCGACGGCGTGCTGGCCGAGGTCGAGGGCCTCGCCGCCGCCGGCGTGCGCGAGGTCGTCCTCGTCGCCCAGGACCTGGCCGCCTACGGAAGGGACCAGGGGAGGGGCGAGCGGGCCATCGTCCCCCTCGTCCGCCGGGCCGCCGCCGTCGTCCCCCGGGTCCGGCTGCTCTACCTGTACCCCTCCGACCTCACCGACGGTCTGATCGACGCCGTGTGCGAGACCGGGGTGCCCTACTTCGACCTGTCCCTCCAGCACGTGTCCGCGCCGCTGCTGCGGCGGATGCGGCGCTGGGGCGACGGTGCCCGCTTCCTCGACCGCATCGCCGACATCCGCCACCGGGAGCCCGACGCCGCCTTCCGGTCGAACTTCATCGTCGGCTACCCGGGCGAGACCGAGGCCGACCACGACCGGCTGCTGGCCTTCGTGGACGAGGCCCAGCTCGACTGGTGCGGGTTCTTCGCCTTCTCGCTCGAGGAGGGCACGTACGCGGCCGGGCTCGACGGCGCCGTGCCCGCCGGCCTCGTCGCCGAGCGGCTGGCCGAGCTGCGGGAGCGCCAGGACGCCATCACCGCCGCCCGCCGGGACGCGCTGGTCGGCCGTCGGGTCCGGGTCCTCGTCGACGCGCCCGGCGTGGGCCGGACGCACCGGGAGGCGCCCGAGATCGACGGCATCGTCGCCGTCTCGACCGCCCTCCCCGTGGGAAGCTTCGCCGACGTGACCGTCACCGCGGCCGCCGGCCCCGACCTCGAGGCCGCCTGA
- a CDS encoding DNA translocase FtsK 4TM domain-containing protein — protein sequence MATARTKGGRRPPSGASARAARPPAGRRMAGAVADALDGHGADLAGLTLVLVGLVAGLGVYADLAGPFGRALDTAAGALAGLGRFLVPPALVAGGVALVKDGPEDGGNRARAAVGSVLVGLAALGLAHLAAGPTGWGGPVDDLRGAGGLLGALVAEPLRGVVATWGAALVLLTAAVLGLVVLTRVPVRVAARRTAEGVRPLSAAVGRAWRGLFTMGHDGPAPSPEPPSFEGPDEADEPAPDDDGPEPTAEPAAELAAAAPAPPEPAEPVEGDQLEIDLGPGAARGAWKLPPLTLLARAGAQEVDRRQVEETGRALEAALAEHGVATRLVGMLVGPTVTRYELELGPGVKVARVTSLHKDIAYAMASPDVRILAPIPGRQAIGVEVPNVRRQIVTVGDILSSEEARRATHPLEVAIGRDISGRAVLANLATMPHLLIAGATGAGKSSCINSLITSILMRSTPEQVRMILVDPKRVELNQYDRLPHLLTSVVTNPKKAANALSWAVREMERRYDLLSEVGVRDITGYNAAFDRGDLRPEPGSDVTYSRLPFVLVVVDELNDLMMVAARDVEESICRIAQMARAVGIHLVVATQRPSVNVITGVIKANIPARLAFAVSSLADSRVILDRGGAERLVGKGDMLLLGPASSTPRRVQGAWVTEDEVRRVVAHWRRQSPEVAYVEGVEGEEAGPGIGLGGASGDEDDEALVLAAMDLVVRSQLGSTSMLQRKLRVGFARAGRLMDLLEQRGVVGPSEGSKARAVLMTVDELEELQARARER from the coding sequence GTGGCCACGGCACGGACCAAGGGTGGGCGGCGGCCCCCGTCGGGGGCGTCCGCCCGGGCCGCCCGGCCGCCGGCCGGCCGGCGCATGGCGGGCGCCGTCGCGGACGCGCTCGACGGCCACGGCGCCGACCTCGCCGGCCTGACCCTCGTCCTCGTCGGCCTCGTGGCCGGGCTCGGCGTCTACGCCGACCTCGCCGGGCCGTTCGGCCGGGCCCTCGACACGGCCGCCGGCGCGCTCGCCGGCCTCGGCCGCTTCCTCGTCCCGCCCGCCCTCGTGGCCGGCGGGGTGGCGCTGGTCAAGGACGGGCCCGAGGACGGCGGCAACCGGGCGAGGGCCGCGGTCGGGTCGGTGCTCGTCGGCCTCGCCGCCCTCGGCCTCGCCCACCTCGCCGCCGGCCCCACGGGGTGGGGCGGCCCGGTCGACGACCTGCGGGGCGCGGGCGGCCTCCTCGGCGCCCTCGTGGCCGAGCCCCTCCGGGGGGTCGTGGCCACGTGGGGGGCGGCGCTGGTCCTCCTGACCGCGGCCGTGCTCGGGCTGGTCGTGCTCACCCGGGTGCCGGTCCGGGTCGCCGCCCGGCGCACCGCCGAGGGCGTCCGCCCCCTGTCGGCCGCCGTCGGCCGGGCCTGGCGGGGCCTGTTCACGATGGGCCACGACGGGCCGGCGCCGTCGCCCGAGCCCCCTTCCTTCGAGGGCCCCGACGAGGCGGACGAGCCGGCGCCCGACGACGACGGGCCCGAGCCGACGGCCGAGCCGGCGGCCGAGCTGGCCGCGGCCGCGCCGGCGCCGCCCGAGCCGGCCGAGCCGGTCGAGGGCGACCAGCTGGAGATCGACCTCGGGCCGGGCGCGGCCAGGGGCGCCTGGAAGCTGCCGCCGCTCACGCTGCTGGCCAGGGCCGGCGCCCAGGAGGTCGACCGCCGCCAGGTGGAGGAGACGGGCCGGGCGCTCGAAGCGGCGCTCGCCGAGCACGGCGTCGCCACCCGCCTCGTCGGCATGCTCGTCGGGCCGACCGTCACCCGCTACGAGCTCGAGCTCGGCCCCGGCGTGAAGGTGGCCAGGGTCACCAGCCTCCACAAGGACATCGCCTACGCGATGGCGTCGCCCGACGTCCGCATCCTGGCCCCCATCCCCGGCCGCCAGGCCATCGGCGTCGAGGTGCCGAACGTCCGCCGCCAGATCGTCACCGTCGGCGACATCCTGTCGAGCGAGGAGGCCCGCCGGGCCACCCACCCCCTCGAGGTCGCGATCGGCCGGGACATCTCCGGCCGGGCCGTGCTGGCCAACCTGGCCACCATGCCGCACCTGCTGATCGCGGGGGCCACCGGCGCCGGCAAGTCGTCCTGCATCAACTCGCTGATCACGTCGATCCTCATGCGCTCGACGCCCGAGCAGGTGCGGATGATCCTCGTCGACCCCAAGCGGGTCGAGCTCAACCAGTACGACCGCCTGCCCCACCTGCTGACCTCGGTGGTCACCAACCCGAAGAAGGCCGCCAACGCCCTGTCCTGGGCCGTGCGGGAGATGGAGCGGCGCTACGACCTGCTGTCCGAGGTCGGCGTGCGCGACATCACCGGCTACAACGCCGCCTTCGACCGGGGCGACCTCCGCCCGGAGCCGGGCAGCGACGTCACCTACTCGCGGCTGCCGTTCGTCCTCGTCGTCGTGGACGAGCTGAACGACCTGATGATGGTGGCCGCCCGCGACGTCGAGGAGTCGATCTGCCGCATCGCCCAGATGGCGAGGGCCGTCGGCATCCACCTCGTCGTCGCCACCCAGCGGCCGTCGGTCAACGTGATCACCGGCGTGATCAAGGCCAACATCCCGGCCCGGCTGGCGTTCGCGGTATCGAGCCTGGCCGACAGCCGGGTGATCCTCGACCGGGGCGGGGCCGAGCGCCTGGTCGGCAAGGGCGACATGCTCCTGCTCGGGCCGGCGTCGAGCACCCCGCGCCGGGTCCAGGGCGCCTGGGTGACCGAGGACGAGGTGCGGCGGGTCGTCGCCCACTGGCGCCGGCAGTCGCCCGAGGTCGCCTACGTGGAGGGCGTCGAGGGCGAGGAGGCCGGGCCGGGGATCGGGCTCGGCGGGGCGTCGGGCGACGAGGACGACGAGGCCCTCGTGTTGGCGGCCATGGACCTCGTGGTGCGGTCCCAGCTGGGGTCGACGTCGATGCTCCAGCGCAAGCTGCGGGTCGGGTTCGCCCGGGCCGGCCGGCTCATGGACCTGCTCGAGCAGCGGGGGGTGGTCGGCCCGTCCGAGGGGTCGAAGGCGAGGGCGGTGCTCATGACGGTGGACGAGCTGGAGGAGCTCCAGGCCCGCGCCCGCGAGCGATGA
- a CDS encoding competence/damage-inducible protein A, with amino-acid sequence MRCEVVAVGTELLLGQIVDTNSSWLGERLALAGIDSHFQTKVGDNLGRIVSVLRLALDRSDAVVVCGGLGPTQDDITREAIAEVMGVPLVRDEAVADRIRAMFAARGRAMPESNLRQADVPAGATVIEQTRGTAPGLICPVGDKVLYAVPGVPFELYDMAERAVVPDLQRRSGARSAIVSRTLRTWGESESGLAERLAGRIAALDATGNPTLAFLASGIEGIKVRITAKGGDEAAAGALVAAEEEELRALLGDLVFGVDEETMESVVGGLLVDRGLTLGLAESVTGGLIGSRVTDVPGASRWFRGGVVSYASEVKFDLLGLPEGPVVSAAAAEAMAEAARRVLGADVGLAVTGVAGPDEQDGQPVGTVFVGLALDGDPPQSTRLRLPGDRPRVRQYATISALDVLRRRLLRRPGG; translated from the coding sequence GTGCGCTGCGAGGTCGTCGCCGTCGGCACCGAGCTGCTGCTGGGCCAGATCGTCGACACCAACTCGTCGTGGCTGGGGGAGCGGCTGGCCCTCGCCGGCATCGACTCCCACTTCCAGACCAAGGTCGGCGACAACCTCGGCCGCATCGTCTCGGTGCTGCGCCTCGCCCTCGACCGCAGCGACGCGGTGGTCGTCTGCGGCGGGCTCGGGCCGACCCAGGACGACATCACCAGGGAGGCGATCGCCGAGGTGATGGGCGTGCCGCTGGTGCGGGACGAGGCCGTCGCCGACCGCATCCGGGCGATGTTCGCGGCCAGGGGGCGGGCCATGCCCGAGAGCAACCTGCGCCAGGCCGATGTGCCCGCCGGCGCCACGGTCATCGAGCAGACGAGGGGGACGGCGCCCGGGCTCATCTGCCCGGTCGGCGACAAGGTCCTCTACGCCGTGCCGGGCGTGCCCTTCGAGCTGTACGACATGGCCGAGCGAGCCGTGGTCCCGGACCTGCAGCGCCGGTCCGGCGCCCGGTCGGCCATCGTCAGCCGGACCCTGCGGACCTGGGGCGAGAGCGAGTCGGGCCTGGCCGAGCGGCTGGCCGGCCGCATCGCCGCCCTCGACGCCACCGGCAACCCGACGCTCGCCTTCCTCGCCAGCGGGATCGAGGGCATCAAGGTCCGCATCACGGCCAAGGGCGGCGACGAGGCGGCGGCCGGGGCGCTGGTGGCCGCCGAGGAGGAGGAGCTGCGGGCCCTGCTCGGCGACCTCGTGTTCGGGGTGGACGAGGAGACGATGGAGTCCGTCGTCGGCGGGCTGCTCGTCGACCGGGGGCTCACCCTCGGGCTGGCGGAGTCGGTCACCGGTGGCCTGATCGGGTCCCGGGTGACCGACGTGCCCGGCGCCAGCCGGTGGTTCAGGGGCGGGGTCGTGTCCTACGCCAGCGAGGTGAAGTTCGACCTGCTCGGCCTGCCGGAGGGGCCGGTGGTCAGTGCGGCGGCCGCCGAGGCCATGGCCGAGGCCGCCCGGCGGGTGCTCGGCGCCGACGTCGGCCTCGCCGTCACCGGCGTCGCCGGGCCCGACGAGCAGGACGGCCAGCCGGTGGGGACGGTCTTCGTCGGCCTCGCCCTCGACGGCGACCCGCCGCAGTCGACCCGCCTGCGCCTCCCCGGCGACCGGCCGAGGGTCCGCCAGTACGCCACGATCTCCGCCCTCGACGTGCTGCGCCGTCGCCTGCTGCGGCGGCCAGGGGGGTAG
- a CDS encoding 3-hydroxybutyryl-CoA dehydrogenase yields MELERVGVVGCGLMGSGIAEVCARAGLDTVVVEVDDGAVAAGRSRIERSIGRAVGAGKMSDEERDRAFDQLRFSTSYDDLADRQLVVEAVIEREAEKVAVFSRLDAVVEERGAVLASNTSSIPIMKLAMATKRPEAVVGIHFFNPVPVLKLVELVTSLLTSDETVDTAEKFAEGVLGKHVIRSQDRAGFIVNALLIPYLLSAIRMLESGFATREDIDAGMVEGCAHPMGPLALTDLIGLDTTMAVAESLYEEFKEQLYAPPPLLARMVDAGLLGRKAGRGFYDYRKPA; encoded by the coding sequence ATGGAGCTGGAACGGGTCGGGGTGGTCGGCTGCGGCCTCATGGGGTCGGGCATCGCCGAGGTGTGCGCGCGGGCCGGGCTGGACACGGTCGTCGTCGAGGTCGACGACGGCGCCGTCGCCGCCGGCCGGTCGAGGATCGAGCGGTCGATCGGGCGGGCCGTCGGCGCCGGCAAGATGAGCGACGAGGAGCGGGACCGGGCCTTCGACCAGCTCCGCTTCAGCACCTCCTACGACGACCTGGCCGACCGCCAGCTCGTGGTCGAGGCGGTCATCGAGCGGGAGGCGGAGAAGGTCGCCGTGTTCTCCCGGCTCGACGCCGTCGTCGAGGAGCGGGGCGCCGTCCTCGCCAGCAACACGTCGTCCATCCCGATCATGAAGCTCGCCATGGCGACCAAGCGGCCCGAGGCCGTCGTCGGCATCCACTTCTTCAACCCGGTGCCGGTGCTGAAGCTGGTGGAGCTGGTGACCTCGCTGCTGACGAGCGACGAGACCGTCGACACCGCCGAGAAGTTCGCCGAGGGCGTGCTCGGCAAGCACGTCATCCGCAGCCAGGACCGGGCCGGGTTCATCGTCAACGCCCTGCTGATCCCGTACCTGCTGTCGGCCATCCGGATGCTGGAGTCCGGCTTCGCCACCAGGGAGGACATCGACGCCGGGATGGTCGAGGGCTGCGCCCACCCGATGGGCCCGCTGGCGCTCACCGACCTCATCGGGCTGGACACGACGATGGCCGTCGCCGAGTCGCTCTACGAGGAGTTCAAGGAGCAGCTCTACGCCCCGCCGCCCCTGCTGGCGAGGATGGTCGACGCCGGCCTCCTCGGCCGCAAGGCCGGCCGCGGCTTCTACGACTACCGCAAGCCCGCGTAG
- the pgsA gene encoding CDP-diacylglycerol--glycerol-3-phosphate 3-phosphatidyltransferase, whose amino-acid sequence MATSFGPSALATPANAVTIARLVIAPFLLLLILGPTESWPALVLWIALSATDGVDGYLARRQGTTRSGAFLDPLADKVLVVGALLALVAVGRFWWAPVALIVAREVAISVYRARVGRQGVSVPARWWAKVKTVVQSLAVGVALLPPAEDVTWVADGLLWVAVVLTLVTGAQYLLDSRDQ is encoded by the coding sequence GTGGCGACGTCGTTCGGGCCGTCGGCCCTGGCCACCCCGGCGAACGCCGTCACCATCGCCCGCCTGGTCATCGCCCCGTTCCTGCTGCTGCTCATCCTCGGGCCGACCGAGTCCTGGCCGGCCCTCGTCCTCTGGATCGCGCTGTCGGCCACCGACGGGGTGGACGGCTACCTGGCCCGCCGCCAGGGCACGACCCGGTCGGGGGCCTTCCTCGACCCGCTGGCCGACAAGGTCCTGGTCGTCGGCGCCCTGCTGGCGCTCGTCGCCGTCGGCCGCTTCTGGTGGGCGCCCGTCGCCCTGATCGTCGCCCGCGAGGTCGCCATCAGCGTCTACCGGGCCAGGGTGGGCCGCCAGGGCGTGTCGGTCCCGGCCCGGTGGTGGGCGAAGGTGAAGACCGTCGTCCAGTCGCTGGCCGTCGGCGTGGCCCTGCTGCCCCCGGCCGAGGACGTCACCTGGGTGGCCGACGGGCTGCTGTGGGTCGCCGTCGTGCTCACCCTCGTGACCGGCGCGCAGTACCTGCTCGACAGCAGGGACCAGTAG
- a CDS encoding YhjD/YihY/BrkB family envelope integrity protein, giving the protein MSLLIRSVDVRRPAADVWAAWSDLERLPNVFRSIVDAKRVDDRHFAMAARIAGESRSWTAAITEMVEGDRIAWRSIDGPHHAGVVSFHAVDEGTTRVVVQLDWEPEGTFELVGDRLGIVRRSLDADLRRFKEELEMGAPTTGGGDGRLAQADRGRAAETPAQIPKRGWVDVAKRTFQQMKEDNLSILAAGVAFYIFLAIVPGLVAVVSIYGLIRDPGDVQNLVQNMTGLPSDVRTLLENQLTNITKSAESGLGIALVVSVAAALWSASKGMKAMIQAVNVAFDEGETRKFVKLRGLAILLTLGFVAFIVVAGMLIVVLPQLFDDSPLAVRLVVGALRWIGLFVGMLVALAVLYKVAPDRDDPKWQWTTPGALLATVLWVIGSILFSIYADRFGSFNETYGALGAIVVLLLWLNLTAYIVLFGAEVNAETEKQTAKDSTVGRQRPLGTRQATAADEVGPAMS; this is encoded by the coding sequence ATGAGCCTGCTCATCCGCTCGGTCGACGTCCGCCGACCGGCGGCCGACGTGTGGGCCGCCTGGTCGGACCTCGAGCGCCTCCCGAACGTGTTCCGCTCCATCGTCGACGCCAAGCGGGTCGACGACCGGCACTTCGCCATGGCGGCGAGGATCGCCGGGGAGTCCAGGTCGTGGACGGCCGCCATCACCGAGATGGTCGAGGGCGACCGCATCGCCTGGCGCTCGATCGACGGCCCCCACCACGCCGGGGTCGTCAGCTTCCACGCCGTCGACGAGGGGACCACCCGGGTGGTCGTCCAGCTCGACTGGGAGCCCGAGGGGACCTTCGAGCTGGTCGGCGACCGCCTGGGGATCGTGCGCCGGAGCCTCGACGCCGACCTCCGCCGCTTCAAGGAGGAGCTGGAGATGGGAGCACCGACGACGGGGGGCGGCGACGGCCGCCTCGCGCAGGCCGACCGGGGCCGGGCCGCCGAGACCCCCGCGCAGATCCCGAAGCGGGGCTGGGTGGACGTCGCCAAGCGCACGTTCCAGCAGATGAAGGAGGACAACCTCTCGATCCTCGCCGCCGGGGTGGCGTTCTACATCTTCCTCGCCATCGTCCCCGGCCTCGTCGCCGTCGTGTCGATCTACGGCCTCATCCGCGACCCGGGCGACGTGCAGAACCTCGTCCAGAACATGACCGGGCTGCCGAGCGACGTCCGCACCCTCCTCGAGAACCAGCTCACCAACATCACGAAGTCGGCCGAGAGCGGGCTCGGCATCGCCCTCGTGGTGTCGGTCGCCGCCGCGCTCTGGTCGGCCTCGAAGGGCATGAAGGCCATGATCCAGGCGGTCAACGTCGCCTTCGACGAGGGCGAGACCCGCAAGTTCGTGAAGCTCCGGGGCCTCGCCATCCTCCTCACCCTCGGCTTCGTCGCCTTCATCGTCGTCGCCGGGATGCTCATCGTGGTCCTGCCCCAGCTGTTCGACGACTCGCCGCTGGCCGTCCGCCTGGTCGTCGGCGCCCTCCGCTGGATCGGGCTCTTCGTCGGCATGCTGGTCGCGCTGGCCGTGCTCTACAAGGTGGCGCCCGACCGGGACGACCCGAAGTGGCAGTGGACGACGCCGGGCGCCCTCCTCGCCACCGTCCTGTGGGTGATCGGGTCGATCCTGTTCTCGATCTACGCCGACCGCTTCGGCAGCTTCAACGAGACCTACGGCGCCCTCGGCGCCATCGTCGTGCTGCTGCTGTGGCTGAACCTCACCGCCTACATCGTGCTGTTCGGCGCCGAGGTGAACGCCGAGACCGAGAAGCAGACGGCGAAGGACTCGACGGTCGGCCGCCAGCGCCCGCTCGGCACCCGCCAGGCCACCGCCGCCGACGAGGTCGGCCCGGCCATGAGCTGA
- a CDS encoding DUF459 domain-containing protein: MTPPRDDRRRVPAGQAIATMVVALLLAAVVDADGLVAVAERQPFGTTRDVALAVTRPLQRVADATRLNRPARWLADATDEDRPELATPVTLAPTTTATEAAPTTAAPPGEGRPGTTVPPPTTTTTTDPPRRRPTAEQPLRVWMAGDSLMGNLATAIGRMVSGDPRYDLRVRYEVGTGLARPDVLDWPATVAGEVQQEDPDVVILLFGGNDAQDMQADGRYLSFGSPEWQAEYRYRVALTMDQAAQGGRTVIWVGLPYTTRDELNQAFTIFNEIARTEAGKRDDVRFFDIVPALTPTGAFEEFRPDPDGGTLRARERDGVHVTIDGWSLVAPLLLATVADEYHLLPGDTG; encoded by the coding sequence CTGCTGCTGGCCGCCGTCGTCGACGCCGACGGGCTCGTGGCCGTGGCCGAGCGCCAGCCGTTCGGCACCACCCGCGACGTCGCCCTGGCCGTCACCCGCCCGCTCCAGCGGGTGGCCGACGCCACCCGGCTCAACCGCCCGGCCCGGTGGCTGGCCGACGCCACCGACGAGGACCGGCCCGAGCTGGCCACCCCGGTCACCCTGGCGCCGACCACCACCGCGACCGAGGCGGCCCCGACGACGGCCGCCCCGCCCGGGGAGGGCCGGCCGGGGACGACGGTGCCCCCGCCGACGACGACCACGACCACCGACCCGCCCCGCCGCCGCCCGACCGCCGAGCAGCCGCTGCGGGTCTGGATGGCGGGCGACTCGCTCATGGGCAACCTGGCCACGGCCATCGGCCGGATGGTGAGCGGCGACCCCCGCTACGACCTCCGGGTCCGCTACGAGGTCGGCACCGGCCTGGCCCGCCCCGACGTGCTCGACTGGCCGGCCACCGTCGCCGGCGAGGTCCAGCAGGAGGACCCCGACGTCGTCATCCTGCTGTTCGGCGGCAACGACGCCCAGGACATGCAGGCCGACGGCCGGTACCTGTCGTTCGGCTCGCCGGAGTGGCAGGCCGAGTACCGCTACCGGGTCGCGCTCACCATGGACCAGGCCGCCCAGGGCGGGCGGACGGTGATCTGGGTGGGGCTCCCGTACACGACCCGGGACGAGCTGAACCAGGCGTTCACGATCTTCAACGAGATCGCGCGGACCGAGGCCGGCAAGCGCGACGACGTCCGCTTCTTCGACATCGTCCCCGCGCTGACCCCGACCGGCGCCTTCGAGGAGTTCCGCCCCGACCCCGACGGCGGCACCCTGCGGGCCCGCGAGCGCGACGGGGTGCACGTGACCATCGACGGCTGGTCCCTCGTCGCCCCGCTGCTGCTCGCCACCGTCGCCGACGAGTACCACCTGCTCCCCGGCGACACCGGCTGA
- a CDS encoding asparaginase — translation MTVLVLAAGGTISSRRRPGGAVEFVMSGADVVAQAPELAGADLEVVDVHRGSSSDLPPAGAAALAERARAALEGGVDGVVVTHGTDTVEETAYLCDLLAGDATDRGGLVLTAAMRNAAEASPDGPRNLLQSVRLAADPSSRGLGAVLCVNDEVHAARWVTKVESVNVAAFASPGRGPVGRVTDGRLAVDVPPPPRPRRGAGVETRVELVAVYPGQDPAVLGWLADRGAKGIVLQGHGSGNLTAAHRPAVEALLARGVAVVIATRCLTGGVVPTYGGDGGAATLVDLGAIPAGTLSAGKARMALMVGLAATSSTDELRTWFADAGR, via the coding sequence ATGACCGTCCTCGTCCTGGCGGCGGGAGGGACGATCTCCAGCCGCCGCCGGCCCGGAGGGGCCGTCGAGTTCGTGATGTCGGGCGCGGACGTCGTCGCCCAGGCCCCTGAGCTGGCCGGCGCCGACCTCGAGGTCGTCGACGTCCACCGCGGCTCGAGCTCGGACCTGCCGCCGGCCGGGGCCGCCGCCCTCGCCGAGCGGGCCAGGGCGGCGCTCGAGGGCGGGGTGGACGGCGTGGTCGTCACCCACGGCACCGACACGGTGGAGGAGACGGCCTACCTCTGCGACCTCCTCGCCGGCGACGCCACCGACCGGGGCGGCCTCGTGCTGACCGCCGCCATGCGCAACGCCGCCGAGGCGTCGCCCGACGGGCCCCGCAACCTCCTCCAGTCCGTGCGCCTCGCCGCCGACCCGTCGTCCCGGGGCCTCGGCGCCGTGCTGTGCGTGAACGACGAGGTCCACGCGGCCAGGTGGGTGACGAAGGTCGAGAGCGTGAACGTCGCCGCCTTCGCCTCACCCGGCCGCGGCCCGGTCGGCCGGGTGACCGACGGCCGCCTCGCCGTCGACGTCCCGCCGCCGCCCCGGCCCCGCCGCGGCGCCGGGGTCGAGACCCGCGTGGAGCTGGTGGCCGTGTACCCGGGCCAGGACCCGGCCGTCCTCGGCTGGCTGGCCGACCGGGGCGCGAAGGGGATCGTCCTCCAGGGCCACGGGTCGGGGAACCTGACCGCCGCCCACCGCCCGGCCGTCGAGGCCCTGCTCGCCCGCGGGGTCGCGGTCGTGATCGCCACCCGCTGCCTCACCGGCGGCGTCGTGCCCACCTACGGCGGCGACGGCGGGGCCGCCACCCTCGTCGACCTCGGCGCCATCCCGGCCGGCACCCTGAGCGCGGGGAAGGCCAGGATGGCCCTGATGGTCGGCCTCGCCGCGACGTCGTCGACCGACGAGCTCCGCACCTGGTTCGCCGACGCCGGCAGGTGA